One genomic segment of Cardinium endosymbiont of Philonthus spinipes includes these proteins:
- the frr gene encoding ribosome recycling factor — translation MEIIQQHLDQAERSMDKAYSHAQDAFAKVNAGRALPTMLHHLMVAYYGNPTPLHQIAAITTADPRTLTVQPWEQSTIPHIEKAIAESQLGFSTRNDGRMVMVTLPPPSQERRKSLVKLIKSEAEKGRVVIRNLRRDYKEILKAAQKDGIPEDAIKRAEKKLQELTDGYIDKINHLLTLKEADVMAV, via the coding sequence ATGGAAATCATTCAACAACATTTAGATCAAGCTGAACGCAGTATGGATAAAGCTTATAGCCATGCACAGGATGCTTTTGCAAAAGTTAATGCTGGGCGTGCCCTACCTACCATGTTACACCATTTAATGGTAGCCTATTATGGGAATCCAACACCACTCCATCAAATTGCTGCTATTACTACTGCTGATCCACGTACTTTGACTGTGCAACCATGGGAACAAAGTACGATTCCCCATATAGAAAAGGCGATTGCAGAAAGTCAGCTTGGATTTTCTACTAGAAATGATGGGCGTATGGTGATGGTTACACTGCCTCCTCCTTCTCAGGAAAGACGTAAGAGCCTGGTTAAGCTTATTAAAAGTGAAGCAGAAAAAGGCAGGGTGGTGATTCGCAACCTTCGTCGTGATTACAAAGAAATATTAAAAGCTGCACAAAAAGATGGTATACCAGAAGATGCCATAAAAAGAGCAGAGAAAAAATTACAAGAGCTAACAGATGGCTACATTGATAAAATAAACCATCTTTTAACGCTTAAAGAGGCAGATGTGATGGCCGTATAG
- the sufC gene encoding Fe-S cluster assembly ATPase SufC has product MLIIEDLHVNVGDKKVLNGINLQVDAGQVHAIMGPNGAGKSTLAAVLAGKEGYEIVKGRILLHGQELLQLAPEARAALGLFLAFQYPVEIPGVTTTNFLKTAINQIRKQRDLPPLDAIAFLELLKEKRKLLHMDHSLVQRSLNEGFSGGEKKRNEMLQMAILDPSLAILDETDSGLDIDALTIVSQAINQLRRATNAMVLITHYQRLLDHVVPDFVHIFYDGKIIQSGDCTLAKRLEKEGYAWITQLPL; this is encoded by the coding sequence ATGCTCATAATAGAAGACTTACATGTCAATGTAGGCGATAAAAAAGTACTCAATGGCATCAATCTTCAAGTAGATGCAGGGCAGGTCCATGCCATTATGGGACCCAATGGTGCAGGTAAAAGTACCTTGGCGGCTGTTTTGGCTGGTAAAGAAGGCTATGAGATTGTAAAGGGGCGTATCTTATTGCATGGTCAGGAGCTATTGCAGCTAGCACCAGAAGCTAGAGCAGCACTTGGTCTTTTTCTAGCGTTTCAATACCCTGTTGAAATTCCAGGTGTAACCACCACTAATTTTTTAAAAACCGCTATCAACCAGATAAGAAAACAGAGGGACTTACCCCCTTTAGATGCGATTGCTTTTTTAGAGCTCTTAAAAGAGAAACGCAAGTTGCTTCATATGGATCATTCCTTGGTGCAGCGTTCCCTAAATGAAGGTTTTTCAGGAGGTGAAAAAAAAAGAAATGAAATGTTACAAATGGCTATATTAGACCCTTCTTTGGCCATTTTGGATGAGACCGATTCTGGGCTGGATATTGATGCTTTAACCATTGTATCACAAGCCATTAATCAGTTGCGTCGCGCAACCAATGCGATGGTATTGATTACCCATTATCAAAGACTACTCGATCATGTGGTTCCCGATTTCGTGCATATTTTTTATGATGGAAAAATCATCCAATCGGGCGATTGTACACTTGCCAAACGGTTGGAAAAAGAAGGGTATGCCTGGATTACACAACTTCCATTATGA
- a CDS encoding SufD family Fe-S cluster assembly protein: MMAFTNWLQEAFATLPVTAPFYTERLWAFNKLTHATFIEGQKESYRNLRATLALLTSQAYHFSLPVEPVLPVQVAGYGATQAITLTFVDGIWRPSEAIHSGVQLHRFSALPLFKQKELLTAYRADMGSSEDLFVLLNRMLAQESYLLEITGEDPKMLNLQHIVTDSLCHVVPQLLVKVGGSSHVTIIENWHTAAPKVQPFVNAFTHILLEEAAHLSYHTLYTDAPSCYQVNSLYCHQKDHSTFVHHTYSFGAAMLRMYIRAHINGSHAHAGLYGLSTLAATENVTQQIEVIHSKPHSLSKQHYKSILGGQSMGSFSGKIYLTPAAQQTNAYQTNNVLILSDAAHHYAKPQLEIYADDVKCSHGATAGQLDEGQLFYLQTRGIAAPLAKRLLLEAFGREIIDAVELAALQDYLYDQLIAKLVKL; the protein is encoded by the coding sequence ATGATGGCATTTACAAATTGGTTGCAAGAGGCCTTTGCAACTTTGCCTGTTACAGCTCCTTTTTATACAGAACGCCTATGGGCATTTAACAAACTAACGCATGCTACTTTTATAGAAGGCCAGAAGGAAAGCTATAGAAATCTTCGAGCAACCCTTGCACTATTGACAAGCCAGGCTTACCATTTCAGTCTACCTGTTGAGCCGGTGCTACCGGTGCAAGTGGCTGGATATGGTGCTACCCAGGCAATCACTTTAACCTTTGTAGATGGTATATGGCGTCCATCTGAAGCTATCCATTCAGGGGTTCAGTTACATAGGTTCTCTGCCCTACCACTGTTTAAACAAAAAGAGCTATTGACTGCTTATAGGGCTGATATGGGCTCAAGTGAAGATCTTTTTGTCTTGTTGAATAGGATGTTGGCGCAAGAAAGCTATCTGTTGGAAATTACAGGAGAAGATCCAAAAATGCTGAACCTACAACATATTGTAACCGATTCCCTTTGCCATGTAGTGCCTCAGTTGTTGGTTAAAGTAGGTGGGTCCAGCCACGTAACCATCATAGAGAACTGGCATACGGCAGCGCCTAAAGTGCAGCCTTTTGTCAACGCCTTTACCCATATTCTATTAGAAGAAGCTGCCCATCTATCTTACCATACCCTTTATACCGATGCGCCATCATGTTACCAAGTCAACAGCCTTTATTGTCATCAAAAGGACCATAGCACCTTTGTGCACCATACTTATTCCTTTGGTGCCGCTATGTTGCGCATGTATATTAGGGCGCACATAAATGGTAGTCATGCCCATGCTGGTCTATATGGTCTCTCTACGCTTGCTGCAACAGAAAATGTAACACAACAGATTGAAGTCATCCATAGTAAGCCCCATAGCCTTAGTAAACAACATTACAAATCTATTTTAGGCGGTCAGTCAATGGGTAGTTTTAGTGGTAAAATTTACCTCACACCTGCTGCACAGCAAACCAATGCCTATCAAACCAATAATGTACTGATTTTATCTGATGCGGCCCACCATTATGCCAAGCCACAATTGGAAATTTATGCAGATGATGTCAAATGCTCCCACGGAGCAACGGCTGGGCAATTAGATGAAGGGCAACTATTCTACTTACAAACACGTGGCATAGCGGCTCCCTTAGCCAAAAGATTATTATTAGAAGCTTTTGGTAGGGAAATCATTGACGCTGTTGAGTTAGCCGCATTGCAGGATTATTTATACGATCAGCTTATAGCAAAGCTTGTAAAATTATAG
- a CDS encoding SufS family cysteine desulfurase: protein MFATRPLDIGQIRAFFPILNQQVYNQPLVYFDNAATVHKPLSVIDRANHFYQQDNANIHRGVHALSARSTTALEETRLAVQQFIHAPEVETIVFTSGTTEGINLIAATYGAMAVGEGDEVVISEMEHHANLIPWQLLCKQQKAILRVIPVDDKGQLDLSQFSFTTRTKLVALTYVSNTLGTINPIKSIIDQAHEKGAIVVIDGAQAVAHMPINVTDLDCDFFVFSAHKMYGLTGLGILYGKKKWLEAMPPYQTGGGMVKQVTLTETIYHDPPYKFEAGTPPLAAIVSFAEALKFMASVGHSKLAAHEESLLLYALAGLARMPAVQLVGTATHKAAIIAFNVANMHHLDVGLFLDAKGIAVRTGHCCTQPLMDRFGIEGVVRISFAVYNTIEEIDLFLEALQEIIDKGNRSYGKNSI from the coding sequence ATGTTTGCTACGCGTCCTTTGGATATAGGCCAGATTAGGGCTTTTTTTCCTATTCTGAATCAACAAGTTTATAATCAACCCTTAGTCTATTTTGACAATGCTGCTACGGTGCATAAGCCCCTTTCAGTGATAGATCGTGCAAACCATTTTTATCAGCAAGATAATGCCAACATCCATCGTGGTGTCCATGCCCTGTCTGCCCGTTCTACTACAGCTTTAGAGGAAACCCGTTTGGCTGTACAACAATTTATACATGCCCCTGAGGTAGAAACTATTGTTTTTACTTCAGGTACTACAGAAGGGATTAATTTAATCGCCGCCACTTATGGCGCGATGGCAGTAGGGGAAGGAGATGAAGTGGTCATCTCTGAAATGGAGCATCATGCCAACCTTATTCCTTGGCAGCTGCTTTGTAAGCAGCAAAAAGCCATTTTAAGAGTGATACCTGTAGATGATAAGGGGCAGTTGGACCTTAGTCAGTTCTCTTTTACAACCCGTACGAAGCTGGTTGCATTAACTTATGTGTCTAATACATTAGGTACCATTAATCCTATTAAATCCATTATAGACCAAGCCCATGAAAAAGGTGCCATTGTAGTCATCGATGGGGCACAAGCAGTAGCGCATATGCCCATTAACGTCACCGATTTAGATTGTGACTTTTTTGTTTTTTCTGCGCATAAAATGTATGGTCTTACTGGACTGGGCATTCTGTATGGTAAAAAAAAATGGTTAGAAGCTATGCCTCCCTATCAAACCGGTGGTGGCATGGTCAAACAAGTTACGTTAACAGAGACCATCTATCACGATCCCCCCTATAAATTTGAAGCAGGCACCCCCCCGCTAGCTGCTATTGTCTCTTTTGCAGAAGCACTTAAGTTTATGGCAAGCGTAGGCCATTCCAAACTAGCTGCCCATGAAGAAAGCTTACTACTTTATGCATTGGCCGGCTTGGCCCGTATGCCAGCAGTACAACTGGTGGGTACCGCTACCCATAAGGCAGCTATTATTGCTTTTAATGTGGCCAATATGCACCACTTAGATGTAGGGTTATTTTTAGATGCCAAAGGGATTGCTGTGCGTACAGGCCACTGTTGTACCCAGCCTCTTATGGACAGATTTGGCATAGAAGGTGTAGTACGGATTTCTTTTGCCGTTTATAATACCATTGAAGAAATAGATCTATTTTTAGAAGCATTACAAGAAATTATTGATAAAGGAAACCGTTCATATGGTAAAAATAGCATTTAA
- a CDS encoding SufE family protein, translating to MVKIAFKTIDQHQDEIIDAFTSLSGDRVAMLDYLIDLGNALAPMDPLYRSDPYLVQGCMSKVWVADQLIQERLFFQADSNTAITKGLISLLLKVFSGQSVQAVVAAELYFIEAMGMRSLIGFQRASGLAHMIKTMKLRGLAKLSEDHSSYA from the coding sequence ATGGTAAAAATAGCATTTAAAACGATTGATCAGCACCAAGATGAAATCATAGATGCCTTTACCAGCTTATCTGGTGATAGGGTTGCTATGTTGGACTATCTGATTGATTTAGGGAATGCATTGGCCCCTATGGATCCCTTGTATAGGTCGGATCCCTATTTGGTCCAAGGCTGTATGTCTAAGGTATGGGTAGCCGATCAGCTGATACAAGAGCGACTGTTTTTTCAAGCCGATAGCAATACAGCCATTACAAAAGGGCTTATTAGTTTGTTGTTAAAGGTATTTTCTGGTCAATCCGTGCAAGCAGTTGTAGCGGCAGAACTATACTTTATAGAAGCAATGGGCATGCGATCGTTGATCGGATTTCAACGCGCCAGCGGCTTGGCGCATATGATTAAAACTATGAAACTAAGAGGTCTAGCTAAACTTAGTGAGGACCACTCATCTTATGCCTGA
- the dnaB gene encoding replicative DNA helicase yields MSDALAVNAKYPPHALDLEEGVLGALMLEKEALVSVVDLLRPESFYKEAHQEIYRAIIQLFNDSEPIDMLTVVNQLRKDGKLAAVGGSYYVSYLTTRISSSANIEFHARAILEYAMRRKLIEISTMVQKHAYDPTMDVFNTLDRTEQALFEVSDGHIRKSYLEMRSLLVEAFDSLSNRRTRANGLTGIPSGFTALDRITSGWQKFDLIIIAARPGMGKTAFVLSALRNAAIDYKTPVAIFSLEMGALQLVNRLISAEAELAGEKIKQGKLMDHEWEQLLHKTAALSNAPIYVDDTPALSVFELRTKCRRLKAKHDIQLIVIDYLQLMSGDQSKGGGNREQEIASISRALKSIAKELDIAVVALSQLSRAVETRGGSKRPQLSDLRESGSIEQDADLVLFLYRPEYYGLTEDESGNPTQGLAEVIVAKHRNGALDQVHLQFMGRYMKFMDIDIPPAAGGPEQFVIRSSKANAVDDSFELF; encoded by the coding sequence ATGTCGGATGCGCTTGCTGTAAATGCAAAATATCCTCCACATGCCTTAGATCTAGAAGAGGGCGTATTGGGTGCATTGATGTTGGAGAAAGAAGCACTGGTCAGTGTCGTTGATCTCTTACGGCCTGAAAGTTTCTATAAAGAAGCCCATCAGGAAATTTATCGAGCGATCATACAACTCTTTAATGATTCAGAGCCTATAGATATGCTCACAGTAGTCAATCAGTTACGCAAGGATGGTAAATTGGCTGCAGTAGGGGGAAGCTATTATGTCAGTTACCTCACCACCCGTATTAGTTCTTCAGCCAATATTGAATTTCATGCCAGAGCTATTTTAGAATATGCTATGCGCAGAAAGTTAATAGAAATTTCCACTATGGTTCAGAAGCATGCCTATGATCCTACTATGGATGTTTTTAACACGTTGGATCGTACCGAGCAGGCACTATTTGAAGTATCTGATGGACACATTCGTAAGAGTTACCTAGAGATGCGTTCCTTATTGGTAGAAGCTTTTGATAGTTTATCCAATCGTCGTACGCGTGCCAATGGACTTACCGGTATTCCAAGTGGTTTTACCGCTTTAGACCGCATTACCTCTGGTTGGCAAAAGTTTGACTTGATTATTATCGCAGCTAGGCCTGGTATGGGTAAAACTGCTTTTGTACTCTCTGCTTTACGCAATGCGGCCATAGATTATAAGACACCCGTAGCTATTTTTTCCTTAGAGATGGGTGCATTACAGTTGGTCAATCGACTGATATCAGCTGAAGCAGAGTTAGCAGGTGAAAAAATCAAGCAAGGCAAATTAATGGATCATGAATGGGAACAATTGCTTCATAAGACGGCTGCACTCTCCAATGCACCGATTTATGTAGATGATACACCTGCTCTTTCTGTTTTTGAATTGCGCACCAAATGTAGAAGGCTTAAGGCTAAACATGATATTCAACTCATCGTTATCGACTACTTACAGCTTATGTCAGGTGATCAGAGTAAGGGAGGTGGAAATCGTGAGCAAGAGATTGCTTCGATTTCACGCGCTCTTAAAAGCATTGCCAAAGAGTTGGACATTGCGGTGGTGGCACTTTCTCAATTAAGCAGGGCGGTGGAAACACGTGGAGGCAGTAAGCGACCTCAGTTATCTGATTTACGTGAGTCAGGGTCCATTGAACAGGATGCAGATCTGGTTTTATTCTTATATAGACCAGAATATTATGGCTTAACAGAGGATGAGTCGGGTAATCCTACACAAGGTCTAGCAGAGGTTATTGTTGCCAAACACCGAAATGGTGCATTAGATCAGGTTCATTTGCAGTTTATGGGCCGATATATGAAATTTATGGATATCGATATACCTCCTGCTGCCGGGGGGCCGGAACAATTTGTCATTCGGTCGAGTAAAGCCAATGCGGTAGATGATTCATTCGAATTGTTCTAA
- a CDS encoding bifunctional UDP-N-acetylmuramoyl-tripeptide:D-alanyl-D-alanine ligase/alanine racemase produces MESTISFPHILGHFNDLVAVTAGYPVAETANLPITELSIDSRNKTFTPFPLFFAIIGINHNGHDYIIEAYQKGIRQFVVNHAYNHSIIEKYNDVNILAVTDPLEALHQFTIFYRSKYQLPLLSITGSNGKTIVKEWMHELLSRKYKTVSNPHSYNAQVGVPLSISLLQPNHEYGIFEAGISQPGEMEKLARLIQPTHGLFTNIGPAHSQGFQTITQKIEEKIKLFAGCSTIYYCKDHPLVDQVLRKRYKNELINWSFNNPTADYLVRCKQLTGQTKLQITRSTQNHKRANTFIVPFRDSASIENITHCLVYLLDNGLDPALLQRSLLQLKAIPMRMTLKAGMNRCQVIDDTYTNDIASLRLALDFMQQQQPTKRTVILSDMLQSATPDHQLYQELAALLAKHAIHRLIGIGPVISHHSTLFEIPETIFFNSVEAFIAAKPSFKDETILVKGARSFRLERVVQTMEKNSHGTILEIDMHAIRHNLSYFRSKLQVGTKIMAMVKASTYGSGSNSFELASALQRHGVEYLGVAYMDEGIHLRQQGITLPIMVMNPTDDHFDAMLSHHLEPEVYSLPLLDELACFISEKSIQSIPIHLKLETGMHRLGIEETALDQLITQLKQIPALHIVSIFSHLAASQEDMHDAYTLLQADRFIKMTQYIEQQLAIKPLKHLLNTNGILRFQQFQFDMVRLGIGLHGVGVDQTIQPYLLPASTLKTTISQIKSIQKGESIGYDRKGIAQQDITIATIPIGYADGLSRSFGCGKGRVIIQGHACPIIGNVCMDMAMVDVTNITAQRGDEVIIFNAVHSIDALAEQLGTIPYELLTQISQRVKRIYYT; encoded by the coding sequence ATGGAATCAACCATATCCTTCCCACATATTCTGGGCCACTTTAATGACTTAGTAGCGGTTACAGCAGGCTACCCAGTAGCTGAAACAGCCAACTTGCCCATAACGGAATTAAGTATAGACAGCAGAAACAAAACCTTTACGCCATTTCCGCTTTTTTTTGCGATTATAGGGATTAACCATAATGGTCATGATTATATAATAGAGGCTTATCAGAAAGGCATACGCCAGTTTGTAGTCAACCACGCATATAATCATTCCATAATAGAAAAATACAACGATGTAAATATTCTAGCGGTAACTGACCCATTAGAAGCCTTACACCAATTCACTATTTTTTACCGATCAAAATATCAATTACCATTATTGAGCATTACAGGCAGCAATGGCAAAACGATTGTCAAGGAATGGATGCATGAATTATTATCCAGAAAGTACAAAACCGTTAGCAACCCACACAGTTATAATGCTCAAGTAGGCGTACCTCTTTCCATCAGTTTATTACAACCCAACCATGAATATGGCATTTTTGAAGCAGGCATTTCTCAACCCGGTGAAATGGAAAAATTGGCTCGACTCATACAACCCACCCATGGGCTATTTACTAATATCGGCCCTGCCCATAGCCAAGGCTTTCAAACCATAACGCAAAAGATCGAGGAGAAAATAAAATTGTTTGCAGGCTGTAGCACCATTTACTACTGCAAAGACCATCCCCTAGTAGACCAAGTCCTTAGAAAACGATATAAGAACGAACTGATAAACTGGTCTTTTAACAACCCAACAGCAGATTATTTGGTTAGATGCAAGCAGCTAACTGGCCAAACTAAGTTACAAATTACTAGATCAACCCAAAACCATAAGCGCGCCAACACCTTTATAGTCCCTTTTCGAGATAGTGCTTCCATAGAAAACATCACCCATTGCCTGGTCTACTTACTAGACAATGGGCTTGATCCAGCACTACTGCAACGTTCACTATTACAGCTTAAAGCCATACCGATGCGCATGACCCTTAAAGCTGGCATGAATCGCTGCCAGGTTATAGATGATACCTACACCAATGACATCGCCAGCTTAAGACTTGCATTAGATTTTATGCAACAACAACAGCCCACCAAACGAACGGTTATCCTATCTGATATGCTCCAATCTGCTACACCTGACCATCAACTTTATCAGGAACTAGCAGCACTATTGGCCAAACATGCGATCCATCGATTGATAGGTATTGGACCAGTTATCAGTCACCACAGCACACTATTTGAAATACCAGAAACTATATTTTTTAATAGTGTAGAGGCATTTATAGCAGCAAAGCCCTCCTTTAAAGATGAAACCATCTTAGTAAAAGGAGCACGCAGCTTTCGACTAGAACGGGTGGTGCAAACGATGGAAAAAAATAGCCATGGAACCATTTTAGAGATAGATATGCATGCCATTAGGCACAACCTCTCCTACTTTAGAAGCAAACTACAAGTAGGTACCAAAATCATGGCTATGGTCAAGGCCTCTACCTATGGAAGTGGTAGCAATAGTTTTGAGCTCGCTTCTGCACTACAGCGCCATGGTGTAGAATATCTCGGCGTTGCCTATATGGATGAAGGCATCCATTTACGCCAACAAGGGATTACCTTACCCATCATGGTAATGAACCCAACCGACGACCACTTTGATGCCATGCTAAGCCATCATTTAGAACCAGAAGTATACAGCCTGCCCTTATTAGATGAGCTGGCGTGTTTTATATCAGAAAAATCGATCCAATCTATACCCATTCACCTTAAACTAGAAACAGGTATGCACCGTTTGGGAATAGAAGAAACAGCACTAGACCAGCTCATAACGCAATTAAAACAAATACCTGCCCTACATATCGTAAGCATTTTTAGCCATTTAGCTGCTTCACAAGAAGACATGCATGATGCATATACGCTTTTGCAAGCCGATAGGTTTATAAAAATGACGCAATATATAGAACAGCAGCTCGCCATCAAACCTTTAAAACATCTTTTAAACACCAATGGCATACTACGTTTTCAGCAGTTTCAATTTGATATGGTGCGGCTAGGGATTGGGTTACATGGCGTAGGTGTTGATCAAACCATTCAGCCGTATCTCCTACCAGCTAGCACACTGAAGACGACCATCTCACAGATCAAATCGATTCAAAAAGGGGAAAGTATAGGATATGATCGAAAAGGGATAGCCCAGCAAGATATAACGATTGCGACCATACCAATAGGGTATGCAGATGGTTTAAGCAGATCATTTGGTTGTGGTAAAGGAAGGGTTATCATTCAAGGTCATGCATGTCCCATTATAGGAAATGTATGCATGGACATGGCTATGGTTGATGTGACCAATATAACCGCACAACGTGGCGATGAGGTGATTATCTTTAATGCAGTACACTCAATAGATGCACTAGCCGAACAGCTGGGTACGATTCCTTATGAGCTATTGACCCAAATCAGCCAAAGGGTGAAACGGATTTACTATACCTAA
- the prfA gene encoding peptide chain release factor 1, whose translation MIDKLKSIKERFHEVEAAIHQPDAVLDIKAYAALNKEYSKLSKIVDLYNHYELVLANITEAKEVLNIEKEEGFREIAKQELASALDKKSNLEAQLRDALTPSDPNDSRNIVLEIRAGIGGDEAAIFTGDLFRMYKRFAEKMKWDFSVVYTIEGTAGGWKEIVCTVAGEDVYGLMKYESGVHRVQRVPTTETQGRIHTSAASVVVLPEAGDVEINLDLNDVRKDTFCSSGPGGQSVNTTYSAVRLTHIPTGLVVSCQDGKSQIKNYEKALKVLRSRLYDMEVKKQQEAIGMERRSMVKRGDRGDKIRTYNFPQARATDHRIGYTEHNLAAILDGAILDMIKALRVADNAEKLQAGTEE comes from the coding sequence ATGATTGACAAATTAAAATCCATCAAGGAGCGGTTTCACGAGGTAGAGGCAGCTATCCATCAGCCAGATGCGGTACTTGACATCAAGGCCTATGCCGCACTCAATAAGGAATACAGCAAGCTATCTAAAATTGTTGACTTATACAACCACTATGAGCTTGTATTAGCAAATATAACAGAAGCGAAAGAGGTATTAAATATTGAAAAAGAAGAGGGCTTCCGTGAAATTGCCAAACAAGAGCTAGCATCTGCTTTAGATAAAAAATCCAACTTAGAAGCTCAATTGCGCGATGCACTTACACCAAGCGATCCCAATGACAGCAGAAACATTGTTTTAGAGATTCGGGCTGGTATTGGTGGAGACGAAGCAGCCATTTTTACCGGAGATCTTTTTCGTATGTACAAGCGTTTTGCAGAAAAAATGAAATGGGATTTTTCTGTTGTATATACGATAGAAGGTACTGCTGGGGGCTGGAAAGAAATCGTCTGTACGGTAGCGGGTGAAGATGTATATGGTCTGATGAAATATGAATCTGGGGTACATCGTGTACAACGGGTCCCTACTACTGAAACACAAGGCCGTATACATACTTCAGCAGCCAGTGTAGTGGTGTTACCAGAAGCAGGAGATGTGGAAATCAACTTGGATTTAAATGATGTACGGAAAGATACTTTTTGCTCTTCTGGTCCAGGAGGACAGTCGGTAAACACAACCTATTCAGCTGTACGGCTTACCCACATACCCACTGGGCTAGTTGTATCCTGCCAAGATGGGAAATCGCAAATTAAAAATTATGAAAAAGCCTTAAAGGTATTGCGTTCCCGCCTCTATGATATGGAAGTAAAAAAACAACAAGAAGCGATTGGTATGGAACGGAGATCTATGGTCAAACGGGGGGACAGAGGGGATAAGATTAGAACCTACAATTTTCCTCAAGCCCGTGCAACCGATCATCGGATTGGCTATACCGAACATAATTTAGCAGCTATATTAGATGGAGCTATATTGGACATGATCAAAGCGCTGCGTGTGGCAGATAATGCAGAAAAATTACAAGCAGGAACAGAGGAATAG
- the rplT gene encoding 50S ribosomal protein L20 has product MPRSVNSVASKARKKRVLKLAKGYWGKRKNVWTVAKNAVEKGLLYAYRDRKTKKRSIRALWIQRINAAARLHGMAYAQFMGKLKQNNMDMDRKVLADLAMNHPSAFEAIVQKVA; this is encoded by the coding sequence ATGCCAAGGTCAGTTAATTCAGTAGCCTCCAAAGCACGCAAAAAGCGTGTATTAAAATTAGCAAAAGGTTACTGGGGCAAAAGAAAAAATGTTTGGACAGTAGCCAAGAATGCTGTTGAAAAAGGGCTCTTATATGCCTATAGAGACCGTAAAACAAAAAAAAGAAGCATAAGGGCGCTATGGATACAACGCATCAATGCAGCTGCTCGCTTACATGGAATGGCTTATGCTCAGTTTATGGGCAAGCTTAAGCAAAACAATATGGATATGGATCGAAAGGTATTAGCTGATTTGGCCATGAACCATCCAAGCGCATTTGAGGCCATTGTACAAAAGGTAGCGTAA
- the rpmI gene encoding 50S ribosomal protein L35 has product MPKVKTHSGSKKRFQVTGSGKIKRKHAFKNHCLAKKIKSTKQKRHLTHSALVHETNAPTIRKLLAI; this is encoded by the coding sequence ATGCCAAAAGTTAAAACACATTCTGGTTCAAAAAAAAGATTTCAAGTAACAGGTAGCGGTAAGATTAAGCGGAAGCATGCTTTTAAGAACCATTGCTTGGCAAAGAAAATTAAAAGTACAAAGCAAAAAAGGCATCTTACACACAGTGCACTGGTACATGAGACCAATGCGCCAACTATCCGCAAACTGCTAGCCATTTAA
- the infC gene encoding translation initiation factor IF-3 yields MKNTIKEAHNVNERITASEVRLVGDNVVSGVYSIREALAIAEAQELDLVEITKASDFPVCKVMDYAKFKYLQKRKHKEIKNNAQKIVIKEIRFGPNTSDHDFDFKLKHAINFLQAGAKVKVCVKFVGREIMFKERGELILLRFSQGLEAYGRVEQLPKLEGRKMSLTIAPLTAKK; encoded by the coding sequence TTGAAAAACACAATAAAAGAAGCCCATAACGTAAACGAGCGTATCACTGCATCAGAGGTACGTTTGGTTGGTGATAATGTCGTTTCCGGTGTGTATAGCATTCGTGAAGCTTTAGCCATTGCGGAAGCACAAGAGCTTGACTTGGTAGAAATTACCAAAGCCAGTGATTTTCCTGTATGTAAAGTAATGGATTATGCTAAGTTCAAGTATTTACAAAAACGAAAGCATAAGGAAATAAAAAATAATGCCCAAAAGATTGTTATAAAGGAAATTCGTTTTGGTCCTAATACCAGTGATCACGATTTTGACTTTAAATTAAAACATGCCATTAATTTTTTACAAGCTGGTGCTAAAGTTAAGGTTTGTGTTAAGTTTGTAGGCAGAGAGATTATGTTTAAAGAAAGGGGCGAGCTCATCTTGCTTAGATTTTCTCAAGGATTAGAAGCCTATGGAAGGGTGGAGCAACTACCTAAACTAGAAGGCAGAAAAATGAGCCTAACCATAGCGCCACTAACAGCTAAGAAGTAG